The Niabella beijingensis genomic interval GAATCAACTCCCCTCCGCCACTTTCGATAATACCGTGGAATCGAACCACCAAACCTGGCGCCAACCGCCTGTACCATTTTTACCTTAAAGAACTAACTTCCCAAACTCTCAACCCCTACCAAACCCTCCGTTTTGGGGTTGCAAAGATACACACTTTTCTCAAACTAACAAAAATATTTGAGAAAATATTTTTGATTTTTTTCAACCTAACTATCTGTATTTGAAGAACTTGCCGGCGCATTTAAGACTGCCGTTTTTGAATTGGGATTGCAAAGATAGGGAGGATTTTCAAACCAGCAAATTTATTTTTTATTTTTTTCTGAACAGCATTCGTTCTTCCATTTACGGCACAGCCCGCACCATTCATACAGAATAGCACCCATCTTCCGCATCACTCCCGGAGAACCGGCTAACTTTGAGCAACATACATAAAGATGAAGATTACTATTGAACCCCATAACCCGGAATGGAGAATACATTTCGAAGCTATAAAGAAAGAACTGGCAGCACTCACCGGACCGATACATCCCGAAATTGAGCACATCGGAAGTACCTCCGTGGAAGGACTGGCGGCCAAACCCATTATCGATATCCTCGTGGGCTTAAAGAACGAAGCCGATCTCAGCAGCACCCCGCAACTACTGATGGCCAGGGAATATATCTACTTTGAAAAATACAATACAGCAATGCCCTATCGCCGCTTTTTTGTAAAACTTAAAACAAGCCCCAAAAGCCTGTCGCTTCCCGTTTACATCAGACCGGAAGATCCCATTCCTGATGCGTTGAACGAACAACCGCCCCGGCTGGCGCATATCCATGCACTGCCACTTCACTCCGAACACTGGACGCGCCATATCGCTTTCAGGGATTATCTCCGCGCACATCCTATTATACGGGTCGCCTATCAGCAGTTAAAAGAAGCACTGAGTCTGCGCGAATGGAAGGATGGTATTGAATACAATGAAGCAAAAGACGCTTTCATAAAAACAGAAGAACGCAATGCAGTGAACTGGTACCTGCAGCAGCACAACAATAACCCGGCATAAGATCACCGCTCCTTTTTCAGTAACCCTATAAATCCGAAAGAAGATGGACACAACAATCCTGAAACAAATGGCCCGACTTATTACCAATGAAAAACAACTCAATGAATTTATCACCTACGGAGGCGTAGGCGCCGCACTGGAAACGATCGACGGAAACATCTACACCGGCATCAGCATCGACACCGCCTGCTCTATGGGCTTTTGCGCAGAACACAGCGCCATTGCAGAAATGCTGAAACATGGCGAGCATAAGATCAAAGCTCTGGTTGCAGTAGACAGCGAAGGTCATGCCGTGCCGCCCTGCGGCCGGTGCAGGGAACTGATCAGCCAGCTGTCCAGCACTAATTTACAAACCATCATCGAAGTACAGGATGGCGTGCAGGTACTACTTTCCGAAATACTCCCCTACGATTGGAAAAAATCCCTGAGTGACCAATGGTAACATTTAAAGGATGGCGCCAGCCCTCCTTCATTAACACTTATAATTGGATAGATCATACAATCTCTTTACCGGCTTATTTCGCCGGTTATCCGCTCTTTTTGTTTTGTTACCTGAAAACAGTTATACCGGCGGTCAACAGGCTATAGCTTCGTTAAAAAAAATATGACAGACGAACAGATCATCAGGACCAAACTGGAAAAGATAAAAGGAATGTTTCAACACCCTACCCTCGGGTTATTCGAAGATCTTTTTACGGAAGATTGCGATTACATCACCTTCAACGGGCAACATCTTAAAGGCATTGAAGAAAATTTCGACGCGCATGTTCATCTTTCAAACCTGAAGCTCTTCCGCGGAGCTGTATTAGAATCCGACCTGCTGCAGATCAAGTTCGTGAACCCGGATACGGCCATTGTGATCGCCACCGGGGGTATCCGGTTCCGCTGGCAGAAGCAACTGCCGCAAAGCAGGAGGTCGATCAATACCAATGTATTCATCCGTCAGCAAAACGGCGACTGGAAAATTGCTTCATTCCAGAACAGCCGGATCCGGAAACCCGGTTGGCTGCAACGGTTATTGTCAAAATAAAAGAGCATTCGGAAACCGAATGACGGCGATTTACCGGGTTCCGTTTTCGGCCACCTGTTTTATTTTATACAAGGTCGTATTCCAGTAAAAGGCCAGGTGTTTGTAAATCGTTTCAGTAGGAAAACCTTTTATACTAAGTGATAGCTTTGTCCGGGGTATTTCGGGTGTTAATATAAACTCAAACACAGAATAGTTGCTGTCTTTATCCTCCAGCCGCGATAACGAACTGATCTGGCTGTATTGAAGACGCCGTCCGGGTTCCACAGCCAGCACCTTCCCGGTGTTTTCAAACGGGACATGATGAACGCCCTTTATGATCAGCGGTTGCCCCGCGTTCCATTGGATGATCACCTGCAGTTCCATTTCCGGCTCACCCATCCATTGCAGCATCAATTCCGGCAGCGTAAGCGTTTCCCAGATCCTGTCGCTTCCGGCATCAATGAGTACACTTTTTTCTATGATCCGCTTTTCCATTTCTAACATCGGCACAGGCATATCTCCACAGGAAACAGCCTGTTTATTTTTTTAAAATTCCTTTTTCAAGATTTTGTTTCAGCAGGTCTTCTGCAAATGCCCAGATACGATCGGAGCCCCGGGCGATCGCTTTCTTTTTAGCCACCACCTGGTCGTAGCGTACATCAAATTCCTTCCAGGTGCCACCATTGTTTGATGTATTCTGCAACAAGGGTTCCAGGCGGTCGAGTGCCCTTGCAAATTTTGCCTCCGGTGTGTGTCCGGCTTCAAACTCCTCCCAGACAGCGATCAGTTCGTCTCCCTGCGGTTCCGGCAGCATTCCAAAAATCCTGCGGGCCGCTTTTAATTCCTCCCCGGTATTGGTATGATTCTTTTTTGTATCATAGATGAATACATCACCGGCGTCGATCTCAACAATATCATGGATCAGTACCATCTTCAACACCTTCAGCAGGTCCACCGGCTCATTGGCATGCTCCGCAAGTACAATCGCCATCAGGGCTAAATGCCAGCTGTGTTCGGCATCATTCTCCCGCCGGTCGCTGTGAAGCAGTTTCGTGCGACGAAGGATATACTTCAGTTTATCGATCTCTTTAATAAATTCAATTTGTTGTATCAGCTGTTCCATACACCAAAGGTACAAACCCGACAGTACATTCTTCATGAGCCCGCACGGCGTTTCTTTCTTTTGACGTAACTTGAGCAACCATATATTGCAAATAAAATTTTATGGGACAGATTTTTGAATTTATTGCAGATGCTGCGCTGGAAGTGCTGGACGACTATTATACCGAATGTCATGTATGTAACAGTACCGGTGTCGATCTGTATACCTACCAGGGAAAACTGATGCTGGAAGACGGCACGGTGGATGATGATATCTATGCCGTTTGTGCAGACTGTATTAAAACCCAGCCACTGATACCATCCGGGGAATGGGCTTACAGCCAAACGATCAGGGACTATTTAACGGCGCAGCAAACCACCCCGCAGGCATACGATGCGCTGCTGCAAAAACTGCTGAAGCAATACCGGCAGACACCGCAGCTCCCCCTGTTCCTGCAATACGATGACCGGCCGCTCTGCTGCAATACGCTGACGGAATTTACGGGCTACCCTGCCGATGAAAAAGAACTCTTTCACATTACAGAAAATAACACTTACTGGGAAAAACAAGTAGCAGAAAAATCGGAATACATGGATTTCAGAAAATACGGACTACCGGAAGGTGAACGCGATATAGCAGCCTTCAGATGTCCCGCCTGTAACAAAGCCTACTTTACCTTCCAGTTCACCTGACCCTCCTATTCCGGGCAGCTTTCTTTACAAACCAGCCTGTTCTTTAAAGGCACTTACAAACCGGGCAAAGGCTTCCGCTGTTTGTGTATCCGTTATTTGCCCCTCCTGGTTGATCTTACCTTTTACGCCCTGTATCAGTAAGGTGGTGGCTTCGGTGAACGAGGCGCCGACAGTCTGCAGGATCAGCTGTAGTTCTTCATGCCCTTTTATACCGCTTGCGGCTGCTGTGATCAGTCCGACAGGTTTTTCCGAAAAGACCGTTGTCGCCACGCACCATTCGATCGCATTTTTCAATCCGCTGGGAATACTGAAAACATATTCGGGTGTGCAGATCAGCACCCCTGCCGCATCAGCGATGTAGTTGCGCAGCCGCACCACTTCCTCCGGCGGTGCTGTAACAGCCAGGTCCGGGTCAAAATGAGGCAATACTTTTAATGTATTGTACCGAACAACTTCGGCAGCTTCGGAGAGCTGTTCTGCAAAACGGGCCGCCAGCTTTTCACAGCTGGAGGCTGCGCTGGCACTGCCGATGATCGCCAGGATCGTTTTTTTTGTATGCATAGTTCTTATTCTTTGCCCCGGTAAACAACGCCGCTGGCAGGCTATAAAAATAACTATAATCGGCAGCTCCGCAATAGACGAATGATCTTGCTGCACCTGTTTAACAAATGAAACACTTCCGTAGATAGCAACATATTGCGCGTCATCCTATCTTATGGGCGCAACCGATATTTGCCTGGGGCTATGCAATATCGGTCAAAAATCATATCAACGCCCGCGTGAAAACTGCCCTGGTACTGATGCCTATCCTTATTTCCCCAAACAATCAAAATATTCAATAGCTTAGCAGATTAAACAACATTTCTGATGTTAGAACTCATCAAGCAACCCTGGCCCTGGTATGTGGCAGGGCCGGTCATCGGGCTTACGGTACCGGCGCTTTTACTACTGGGCAATAAGCCTTTTGGCATCAGCTCCTCCTTAAGACATATTTGTGCGGCCTGCATCCCGGCCAACATTCCTTTTTTCCGGTACAACTGGAAAAAGGAAGTGTGGAATTTATTTTTTGTTTTTGGTATTTTCCTGGGCGGCATGGTAGCTGCACAATGGCTTACAGCACCTGGGCCGGTAAAAATAGCACCACAGCTGGCGGCCTCACTGGCGGCGCAACAGGTTACGGATTTTAACCATCTCGTACCTCGTGACCTGTTTAACTGGCCCGCATTGGTCACGCCAAGAGGATTCCTGTTAATGATAGCAGGCGGATTCCTGGTAGGGTTCGGAACACGGTATGCCGGGGGCTGTACCAGCGGGCATTCCATTATGGGGTTATCAAACCTGCAATGGCCTTCCCTGGTAGCTACCATTTGTTTTATGCTGGGGGGCTTTCTGGCGGCCAACCTGCTCCTTCCCTGGATCCTTTCGTTATAACTCCTAAAACAGTATCCTGATGCAATCAGATCAGCAACATACAGCAGCAACGGGCAGCGATGAGTTTTCCGTTACAACCACCGGATCGTCCTTCCCGAAATGGCGGGCCAATATCCGGTTTCTTATTGCCGGCATTGTGTTCGGTATCGTTTTTACAAAGGCCGAGGTCATCAGCTGGTTCCGTATACAGGAAATGTTCCGCCTGCAATCCTTCCATATGTACGGGGTAATCGGCAGTGCCGTGGTGGTAGGTATTGTTTCTATCCTGCTGCTAAAAAAATTCAATATCAAAACCATCGACGGGGAAAAGATCGGGATCCCGGATAAGAAATTCAATAAAGGACAGATCTTTGGCGGACTGATCTTTGGCATCGGGTGGGCCTTTACGGGTGCCTGTCCCGGCCCGCTGTTCGCCCAGATCGGAACAGGCGCTACCGTAGTGATCGTTACTTTACTGAGTGCCATTGCCGGAACCTGGGTCTATGGCCGGTTTCGCGAAAAGCTGCCGCATTAAAATTCTTAATAATAAAACCACATGCATTCACCAGGTGCAACGGCTATTGTGATCATTGATGCGCAAAAGGATTTTGCCGATCCTGCTTTTGCCTATGGGAAACGACATCCTGTACAGGAAGATATCGCAGCTGTTGCGGAACGCCTTAATATACTGGCCCATCAAAAGATATCCGTACCCCTGCTTGCTGTCCGGTCTGATTATTTCCCTCACCAGTTCGGGGAAAATCTGTCGGTATGTATACCGGGCACCGGAGGACATCAAAGCATCCTGCCTTCGAACAACGGTATCATTGAATTTGCTAAAAAAGAGCACAGTTGTTTTTCATCAGGAGGATTTGCTGAATATCTGGAGCAGCAACAGCTCAAACACCTGCTGCTCTGTGGTTTCCTCACTGAATACTGTGTAAAGGAAACGGCACTGGACGCACTTTCAAAGGGATACCAGGTAACGCTGTGCCCGGAACTGATAGGCTCGGCAGATGATAAGCAGGCAATAAAAAAAGGGACCTTTGCCCTGCTAAAAGCCAGTGGTGCGTTTATTGAATGCCCCGGTGATTTATATGGTATACCGCTGCACTTTTAGCAGCTGTGTTACATGTGGTGTTGTATTCCAGGCCGCATGGATGGCCAGTGCCGCCCCTGCAGCAGTAGCCTGCGATACAGAAGCCGCATATACCTCCAGCTGTGGAAAGGCCCGGGCAATGAGGTTCATAAAAATAGTATTGCGGGCAAAGCCGCCGTCCACATATAACCGTTTTACTTCCGATCCTTCCAGCACCAGCTGTGTCGATCGTTTTTGTTTTCGCACCAGGTGCTGTACCAGGTCATGATAGGTCTTGTCCACGTCAGCTTCACCGGAAAAATCAAAATCTTCACGGATCCGTTCCGGTTCCCCCTCTTCCACCAGCTCCGGCTGAAAAGGAATATCATGAAAATACGCCGTGTTTATATGATAGGATGCAGCCAGTCGTTTTACAGCCTCTTCATGTTCATTCCCTGCAAATAACCGCGAGGACTTAAGCGGTGTGCCCTTGTACGTAAGATAAGACAGACAGTCCTGCTGCAGCTCTTTTGTGGTAAGCGGCGTATGGTTGAACGGGTTCATCGAAATGCTCCAGGTGCCGGTAGACAACAGAACAAAAGGTTCTTGTACGATCTGCATGTAGGGAATAAAGGCAGCCGAGCTGTCGTGCAGTCCCACACCGCATTTCAGCGGCCGGCCGTTTAGCATCGTTTCGATCGTGGCATCGGAAGGAAATAAAGGAGCCAGCAGATCGCTGAGGCCTTCTTCCGCTACCCAGCGGTGATAATTGTTCTTACTAAAATCCCAGAGTGCCGTATGACAGCCGATGCTGGTAATATCCGATAACAATTTTCCATGTACCAGGAAGCCCAGATACTGGGGCAGGTGCAGTGAGGTATGGATCTCACTGAATAAATGGGGCAGCTGCTCTTTGATCCGGTACAGTTGCAGTCCGGAATTGAGGTTGCCTAAAACAGGCGAAGCGGTATCAGTAGCAAATTGTTCCCTCCCGCCGTACCGGTAGTAAAAAAGATCGGCCAGGTCTTCCGGGAAGGGTTTTAAATAATTATATAAGGGAGCTACGGGTTTGCCGGCAGCATCAAGATGCACAAAGCTGGCACCGTAGGTTGAAAAATTCACTGCCTTTATATCGATGGATGGATCGGCCCCTTTTTCTGTCAGTTTATTTTTTACCCATTCACTGATGCGCGCAATATCATCACAGGGAAAGCCGTCCTCGTCCCTTGTTTCATGAAAGCCCTGTACTTCCTCCTCCACAATCTGGTACTGCTCATCGAAAAAAAAGAATTTTTTATTTGTTTTACCGATGTCAAAAACCGCTATTCCCGGTATGGCGCTCATTTGTATGTAAGGTATAAATATTTAATAGTAAAAAAGATGTCAGCTATCAGCTGTCAGCTATCAGACAGTGTCCTAAAATCGACGACGGATCATCGAACAGCTGCCGGCTGATCGCTGAAGGCTGATAGCTTTGAGCTACAGTCCCGTTGCTACGGTGCGCTCTCCGCGTTCTTTCACCAGTTCCTCCCGCACTTTCAGTTGCCGGAACAGCCCGATGGGATCCAGCGCAGCACCGGCCCTTAGTCTGGCTTCTGCCAGTATCGGACGCACATCCGTGCGGTAGGCCTCCTGTAAGATTTCCTGTGCCAGTGCCACATCATTCTGCTCCTGCGCAGTGCCTAGTTTTACCGGATCCACCAGCAGCGCCTGCGCATAAGCTATTTGAATGGCTTCCACACTTTGAAGCAGATCTTCCAGCGGATCTTTTACATTATGACTGGCGTCGATCATCCAGCCCAGGTCCGTTGCATGATTCATGTTTCGCGCATCCATCCCGTCTACCAGCTCCCTGAAGATAAGGAATAACTGGTAAGGTTTAATGCTGCCTACGGTAAGATCATCATCGCCGTATTTGCTGTCGTTAAAATGAAAACCGCCTAATTTTTTTTCGTTCAGCAGCAATGCCACGATCTGTTCGATATTGGCATTGGGCAGGTGATGCCCGAGATCCACCAGTGTATACGCCTTATCCCCCAGTTTGCTGGCAAACAGGAAGGATTGCCCCCAGTCGCCCACTGTAGTGGAATAGAAGTTGGGTTCAAATGCCTTGTATTCCACAAATACTTTCCAGTTCTCCGGCAATGCTTCATAGATAGCACTCAGGCTCTCCAATGTATTATTAAACGCTTTACGGAAATTCAGCTGACCGGGAAAACAGGAACCGTCCGCCAGCCAGATGGTGAGCGCCTCAGACCCCAGCTCTTTTCCATATTGGATCACTTCAATATTATGATCGATCGACTGTTTGCGTACCGCTTTATCCACATGCTGCAGCGATCCGTATTTATAACTGTGTGCCTGCCCCGGCTGATCCTGGAAGGTATTGGAGTTCATCGCATCAAACTTCAGTCCCAGCTGTACAGCCAGTTGTTTTAATGCCGCCGCATCTTTGGGAATATCCCAGGGAATGTGCAGGGAGATAGCCCCGCTGGAACGGTTCAGCTGGTGCAGTAATCCCACATCTTCCATTTTCTGTTCCAGCGTGGTGGGTTCTCCTCTTCCGGCAAACCGGCCGAAGCGGGTACCGCCGTTCCCAAGCGCCCAGGAAGGAATCCCCACCTGGAAGTCGGTAAGCTTTTTTATAATCGCTTCTGCATCCGGAATATTGCCGGATATAAATTCAAAATTCCGCTGGTGCCGGGTCAACAAGGCATCGTTATGCGCTTCTAATTGCGTTTTTTTCAGTAACATAAAACTACTTTTATATCGGTCCTACAAACGAGCATTAAAAGATTCCGGCAGAAGCAGGATACTTTCCGTTCACATATTATTCCGCCGATACCTGTGTTTCTTTTAATGCAGCTGTTATTTAAAGATCTTAAAAAAACGAGTTGACCGATTAGAAAATCATCAACTCTTGTATTGCTTGTTATATGAAGACTTTATTATCGTACAAAAGCGGTGGCCACACCACCATCTACATTCAGCACATTACCGGTCGATTTATTCAGCAAGCCGCTTACAAAGATAAAGCAGGCGTTGGCAATGTCTTCCGGCAGGATCACTTCATTCATCAGGGTGCGTTTTGCATAATACGCAGGAAGCTCTTCCACTGTGATCCCATAGGCCTTGGCACGCCCTTCGGCCCAGCCGCCTGCCCAGATATTGGAATTGGCGATCACCGCATCAGGGTTCACTGAGTTTACACGTATCTTATCAGCGCCCAGCTCTGCTGCCAGCAACCGTGAAAGGTGCGCCTGTGCTGCCTTTGCAGAACCGTAACCGGCATTATTGGGTCCGGAAACGATCGAGTTCTTGGAAACGATATTGATGATATCGCCGCCCATCTCCTGTTTGCGCATTACCGCAACACCGTATTTTGAAACCAGGAACTGGCCTTTTACAAGGATATCATACAGGCGGTCCCATTCCTCGATGGTATGATCGGTGATGGATTTTGAAATACTGATGCCGGCATTGTTCACCACAATATCCAGTCCGCCAAAAGCCAGTACGGCCTGATGGATCGCGGATTCGATCGAATCATTACTGGTAACATCCAGTACCACGGATGCAGCCGCATCTTTACCGAATTCTTTCTGAAATTCTGTTGTTGTTTCATCGATCCGCTCCTGGTTGATATCATTGATGATCACACAGGCGCCTTCCTGGGCAAACTTGCGTGCTATGGCTTTGCCGATACCGCCGCCACTACCCGTAACCAGGGCAATACGGCCGCTGAGGGGCCTGGGTTTGGGCATGCGTTGCAGCTTGGCTTCTTCCAGCAGCCAGTATTCAATATTGAATGCTTCCTGGCGGGGCAATGAGGTATATTCGGAAATGGCTTCCGCCCCGCGCATTACATTGATCGCATTGGTGTAGAACTCTGCGGCCACGCGTGCCGTCTGCTTGTCCTTTGAAAAAGTAAACATCCCTACTCCCGGGTAAATGATCACCACCGGATTGGGATCCCGCATGGCCGGACTGTCCGGATGTTTGCAGGTGTTATAATAATCGGCATACATCTTCCGGTAAGCTTCAAACAACGGCGCGATCTTTTCTTTAACGGCAGCAACAGCATCCAGGTTCTCCCCTGGTTCCAGGTTCAGCACCAACGGGCTGATCTTGGTACGCAGGAAGTGGTCGGGGCAGGAAGTGCCCAGCGGTGCCAGGCGGTCCAGGTCGTTGGAATTGATGAACTGCAAAACCCGCTCATCATCGGTAAAATGCCCTACCATCCGGGTATATGAAGAGCAGAATCCTCTTAGTACCGGTGCCAGCGCTGCTGCTTTTTTTAACCGTTCTTCCTTGGGCAATGCCGTTACTTTTTCACCGCCAAAAACGGGACGCTCTTTACCAATATGCTGCTCAATATAGTCTGCACATTTTTCGATGACCTCCAGGGTATTAATATAACTTTCATACGCTGTATCGCCCCAGGTGAAAAGACCATGCGAACCCAGCATGATGCCGCGGATACCGGGGTTTTCATCCAGGCATTGCTTTAATTGCAGTCCCAGGTCAAAGCCCGGTTTTTGCCAGGGTACCCAGCCGATGGTGCCACCGAACAGTTCTTCGGTGATTTTTTTTCCGTCTTTGGCCGCTGCAATAGCAATGGCTGCATCCGGGTGCAGGTGATCGATATGTTTGAACGGCAGAAAGCCGTGCAGCGGCGTATCAATGGACGGAGCTTTGGAAGCCAGGTCATAGATGCAATGATTGAACAGCTCTACCATCTCATCCTCGTGCTCGATACCTCTGTAAATGGCCTTCAGGCTTCTCAGGCGGTCTACGTAAAGCGCTGCCAGCCCGCTTTTTTTCAGCGTGCCCAGGTCGCCCCCGCTGCCCTTTACATACATCACTTCTTTTTCGGCATTGGTAAGCGGGTCCTTTGCCATTACCTTGCAGGAAGTGTTCCCGCCCCCGTAATTGGTCAGCCGGAGATCGGCTCCCAACAGGTTCGACCGGTAGATCAGCAATGCCACCTCGTCGCCCGCAAGCTGTGCTGCTGTTGCGTCATCCCATAAATAACTCACATGTTTAAATACTTTAGCTTCTACGCTCATATCTCTGATTCTTTTTTATATGCTATTTTAATGAATTCCCGTATCCGACCAGGAGTACGGATATCAGGATCACGATGATGCCCATCACCACAGTAACCAATGTTTTCTTACTTACGCCTTTCCATTCTTTCAGTATCAGCCCCCATACATTTGCGATCAGAATAATAAAGGCCATGTGCAGGATCCAGGAGCTCGGACCGTTCCCCAGCTTGCTCTCGCCCATTCCATAGAAGAAGAACTGAAGGAACCAGGTGGTACCCGCCAGCGCGCAAAAAATAATATTAGACAGCAGGGGTGTTTTTTTGTTGGTATAGTCACCAAAGGTCTTATTCCGGGCATTTAATATCAGGCACCAGATCAGGTTGGTAGTGAGCCCGCCCCACAGGATTACTATATAAGAAACATTATTCTGATAAAGGAATTCGCCCTGACCGGGATGGGCTGCTTTCCAAAGGGCATTTGCGGTATCCGCCATTGGCTTCCCTGCTTCGATCCCAAAATTAAAGCAGGCGCTCAGCACACCGGAAACGATGGCCACCATCAGCCCCAGCCCGAACTTATATTCATCCTTACCCGACAGGTGATCGTGCTCCTGTCCGGCAAGTTCTTTTTCTTTCCGCACCCCGGCCCTGCCGGAAATGATGATACCCACAATACAGACCAGCAGCCCCAGCATTACCACCCGGCCCCAGCTGGTGTCAAACAGCAGACCGATGGTATCTTTTCCTTCAGCGGGATTCAGCTGGTAATAAAGCGCCGGGATCAATGCACCGAATACCATACATAACCCCAGGATGATGCTGCTGCCGAGTGATACACCCAGGTAACGTACCCCCAATCCGTAGGTCAATCCGCCGATGCCCCAGAGTATTCCAAACAGGTAAGCATAACCGATAGTACTGCTGCCTGTATTCCGGATAATCTCCCAAAAATCAGGGATGGTCAGCCAGGCCGCCAATGGCGGTACTATGAGCCAGGAAAAGACGCCACCCACCAGCCAGTACGATTCCCAGGACCAGCCTTTTACCTTCTTATAAGGGATGTAAAAACTTCCTGAGGCAAACCCTCCTATAAAGTGAAATATAACTCCTAATAGCGCGTTCATGAATTCTTTTTAAGCAATCATTAATAGCCAAAATTATCCGGTTTAAAACACACCACCGTCATGTACTGTCATGCCTCCGCTGCCGTTTTAACAATATCTTTAAAAACGGTAACGATTGCATAAAAAAACCGCCTCCTGCCGGAAGCGG includes:
- a CDS encoding GrpB family protein — encoded protein: MKITIEPHNPEWRIHFEAIKKELAALTGPIHPEIEHIGSTSVEGLAAKPIIDILVGLKNEADLSSTPQLLMAREYIYFEKYNTAMPYRRFFVKLKTSPKSLSLPVYIRPEDPIPDALNEQPPRLAHIHALPLHSEHWTRHIAFRDYLRAHPIIRVAYQQLKEALSLREWKDGIEYNEAKDAFIKTEERNAVNWYLQQHNNNPA
- a CDS encoding cytidine deaminase family protein is translated as MDTTILKQMARLITNEKQLNEFITYGGVGAALETIDGNIYTGISIDTACSMGFCAEHSAIAEMLKHGEHKIKALVAVDSEGHAVPPCGRCRELISQLSSTNLQTIIEVQDGVQVLLSEILPYDWKKSLSDQW
- a CDS encoding SgcJ/EcaC family oxidoreductase, with the translated sequence MTDEQIIRTKLEKIKGMFQHPTLGLFEDLFTEDCDYITFNGQHLKGIEENFDAHVHLSNLKLFRGAVLESDLLQIKFVNPDTAIVIATGGIRFRWQKQLPQSRRSINTNVFIRQQNGDWKIASFQNSRIRKPGWLQRLLSK
- a CDS encoding SRPBCC family protein, which translates into the protein MEKRIIEKSVLIDAGSDRIWETLTLPELMLQWMGEPEMELQVIIQWNAGQPLIIKGVHHVPFENTGKVLAVEPGRRLQYSQISSLSRLEDKDSNYSVFEFILTPEIPRTKLSLSIKGFPTETIYKHLAFYWNTTLYKIKQVAENGTR
- a CDS encoding HD domain-containing protein — translated: MKNVLSGLYLWCMEQLIQQIEFIKEIDKLKYILRRTKLLHSDRRENDAEHSWHLALMAIVLAEHANEPVDLLKVLKMVLIHDIVEIDAGDVFIYDTKKNHTNTGEELKAARRIFGMLPEPQGDELIAVWEEFEAGHTPEAKFARALDRLEPLLQNTSNNGGTWKEFDVRYDQVVAKKKAIARGSDRIWAFAEDLLKQNLEKGILKK
- a CDS encoding NADPH-dependent FMN reductase, encoding MHTKKTILAIIGSASAASSCEKLAARFAEQLSEAAEVVRYNTLKVLPHFDPDLAVTAPPEEVVRLRNYIADAAGVLICTPEYVFSIPSGLKNAIEWCVATTVFSEKPVGLITAAASGIKGHEELQLILQTVGASFTEATTLLIQGVKGKINQEGQITDTQTAEAFARFVSAFKEQAGL
- a CDS encoding YeeE/YedE family protein, which translates into the protein MLELIKQPWPWYVAGPVIGLTVPALLLLGNKPFGISSSLRHICAACIPANIPFFRYNWKKEVWNLFFVFGIFLGGMVAAQWLTAPGPVKIAPQLAASLAAQQVTDFNHLVPRDLFNWPALVTPRGFLLMIAGGFLVGFGTRYAGGCTSGHSIMGLSNLQWPSLVATICFMLGGFLAANLLLPWILSL
- a CDS encoding DUF6691 family protein encodes the protein MQSDQQHTAATGSDEFSVTTTGSSFPKWRANIRFLIAGIVFGIVFTKAEVISWFRIQEMFRLQSFHMYGVIGSAVVVGIVSILLLKKFNIKTIDGEKIGIPDKKFNKGQIFGGLIFGIGWAFTGACPGPLFAQIGTGATVVIVTLLSAIAGTWVYGRFREKLPH
- a CDS encoding isochorismatase family cysteine hydrolase → MHSPGATAIVIIDAQKDFADPAFAYGKRHPVQEDIAAVAERLNILAHQKISVPLLAVRSDYFPHQFGENLSVCIPGTGGHQSILPSNNGIIEFAKKEHSCFSSGGFAEYLEQQQLKHLLLCGFLTEYCVKETALDALSKGYQVTLCPELIGSADDKQAIKKGTFALLKASGAFIECPGDLYGIPLHF
- a CDS encoding FGGY-family carbohydrate kinase — translated: MSAIPGIAVFDIGKTNKKFFFFDEQYQIVEEEVQGFHETRDEDGFPCDDIARISEWVKNKLTEKGADPSIDIKAVNFSTYGASFVHLDAAGKPVAPLYNYLKPFPEDLADLFYYRYGGREQFATDTASPVLGNLNSGLQLYRIKEQLPHLFSEIHTSLHLPQYLGFLVHGKLLSDITSIGCHTALWDFSKNNYHRWVAEEGLSDLLAPLFPSDATIETMLNGRPLKCGVGLHDSSAAFIPYMQIVQEPFVLLSTGTWSISMNPFNHTPLTTKELQQDCLSYLTYKGTPLKSSRLFAGNEHEEAVKRLAASYHINTAYFHDIPFQPELVEEGEPERIREDFDFSGEADVDKTYHDLVQHLVRKQKRSTQLVLEGSEVKRLYVDGGFARNTIFMNLIARAFPQLEVYAASVSQATAAGAALAIHAAWNTTPHVTQLLKVQRYTI
- a CDS encoding L-rhamnose isomerase — protein: MLLKKTQLEAHNDALLTRHQRNFEFISGNIPDAEAIIKKLTDFQVGIPSWALGNGGTRFGRFAGRGEPTTLEQKMEDVGLLHQLNRSSGAISLHIPWDIPKDAAALKQLAVQLGLKFDAMNSNTFQDQPGQAHSYKYGSLQHVDKAVRKQSIDHNIEVIQYGKELGSEALTIWLADGSCFPGQLNFRKAFNNTLESLSAIYEALPENWKVFVEYKAFEPNFYSTTVGDWGQSFLFASKLGDKAYTLVDLGHHLPNANIEQIVALLLNEKKLGGFHFNDSKYGDDDLTVGSIKPYQLFLIFRELVDGMDARNMNHATDLGWMIDASHNVKDPLEDLLQSVEAIQIAYAQALLVDPVKLGTAQEQNDVALAQEILQEAYRTDVRPILAEARLRAGAALDPIGLFRQLKVREELVKERGERTVATGL